The following proteins come from a genomic window of Finegoldia magna ATCC 29328:
- the ftsH gene encoding ATP-dependent zinc metalloprotease FtsH, whose amino-acid sequence MKENKQSKKKIIIYYLIAIVLYAVVAGLLFPTFSKTKEEEVPYNKFVEMLDKGEVKEVKILDTHINFKAKNQNNVIYKAGLIRDEKLVDRLLDSKVQFSSDIPSKYAPLLSIFLQFVLPFIIIFGFLQLAMSQATKKMGGNALQFGKSNAKIYVESQTGKKFTDVAGQEEAKDALLEVVDFLHDPKRYNEIGAVLPKGVLLVGPPGTGKTLLAQAVAGEAKVPFFSMSGSEFVEMFVGLGASKVRDLFKQAADKAPCIVFIDEIDAIGKRRDTAGISGNDEREQTLNQLLNEMDGFDGNSGVVILAATNRPEILDPALTRPGRFDRQIPVELPDLQGRIDILKVHARKIKIEKDMDYKAVALMTAGTSGAQLANIVNEAALRAVRMGRNIVTQEDLIESVEVVIAGQQRKGTVITPKEKELIAYHEVGHALVAAMQSHSAPVTKITIIPRTSGALGYTMQVDQEEKFLMSKEELFNMIVTLTGGRSAEEVVFNTRTTGASNDIEKATKIARAMVTQYGMTDEFDMMSLETTNSKYLGGGNTLAASDHKAGQIDNKVESIIKSAHEKARNILTENIDKLHEISKFLLEKETITGEEFMEILNLEDEKKPETDENSVKKEEVDDTTVSDL is encoded by the coding sequence ATGAAAGAAAACAAGCAATCTAAGAAAAAGATAATAATTTATTATCTTATAGCTATAGTTCTTTATGCTGTGGTTGCCGGCTTACTTTTCCCTACTTTTTCAAAAACAAAAGAAGAAGAAGTTCCTTATAATAAATTTGTCGAAATGCTCGATAAAGGAGAAGTTAAAGAGGTAAAAATATTAGATACTCACATCAATTTCAAAGCTAAGAACCAAAACAACGTTATATACAAAGCAGGCTTGATTAGAGACGAAAAATTAGTGGATCGTCTATTGGACAGTAAAGTTCAATTTTCAAGTGATATTCCTAGTAAATATGCTCCGCTTTTATCAATTTTCTTGCAATTTGTTTTACCATTTATAATAATATTTGGTTTCTTGCAATTAGCAATGAGCCAAGCTACTAAAAAAATGGGCGGCAATGCATTACAATTTGGTAAGAGCAATGCAAAAATTTACGTTGAAAGTCAAACTGGAAAGAAATTTACAGATGTTGCCGGTCAAGAAGAAGCCAAGGATGCTTTACTAGAAGTTGTAGATTTCTTGCACGATCCAAAAAGATACAACGAAATTGGTGCCGTGTTACCAAAAGGAGTTTTGTTAGTAGGACCTCCTGGAACTGGTAAGACTTTGCTTGCACAAGCTGTCGCTGGCGAAGCAAAAGTTCCATTCTTTTCAATGAGTGGTTCAGAATTCGTTGAAATGTTTGTCGGATTGGGAGCTAGCAAGGTTCGTGATTTATTCAAACAAGCAGCAGATAAAGCTCCTTGTATTGTATTCATAGACGAAATCGATGCTATCGGTAAGAGACGTGATACTGCAGGAATTTCTGGTAATGATGAAAGAGAACAAACTCTTAACCAATTGTTAAATGAAATGGACGGTTTTGACGGAAATTCTGGAGTAGTAATATTAGCTGCCACTAATAGACCAGAAATTTTGGATCCAGCACTTACTAGACCTGGTAGATTTGACAGACAAATTCCTGTTGAACTTCCAGATTTACAAGGACGTATCGATATTCTTAAAGTTCACGCTCGTAAAATCAAAATCGAAAAAGATATGGATTACAAGGCAGTTGCTTTGATGACAGCAGGTACAAGTGGTGCTCAATTGGCAAACATAGTCAATGAAGCTGCACTAAGAGCTGTAAGAATGGGAAGAAATATCGTAACACAAGAAGATTTGATAGAATCTGTTGAAGTTGTAATTGCCGGCCAACAAAGAAAAGGCACAGTTATAACTCCAAAAGAAAAAGAACTTATAGCTTATCACGAAGTAGGACACGCATTAGTTGCTGCAATGCAATCACATTCCGCTCCTGTTACTAAGATTACAATTATTCCTAGAACAAGCGGTGCGTTGGGCTACACAATGCAAGTAGATCAAGAAGAAAAATTTCTCATGAGTAAAGAAGAACTATTTAACATGATAGTTACATTAACAGGAGGAAGAAGTGCAGAAGAAGTTGTGTTTAACACAAGAACTACTGGCGCTTCAAATGATATAGAAAAAGCTACAAAAATCGCTCGTGCAATGGTCACTCAATATGGTATGACTGATGAGTTCGATATGATGAGTTTGGAAACTACAAATTCTAAATATCTTGGCGGCGGTAATACATTAGCTGCAAGTGATCACAAAGCAGGACAAATCGATAATAAAGTCGAATCGATTATAAAATCCGCTCACGAAAAAGCTAGAAATATTTTAACCGAGAACATCGATAAACTTCACGAAATTTCAAAATTCTTGTTAGAAAAAGAAACCATAACTGGAGAAGAATTCATGGAAATTCTTAACCTTGAAGATGAAAAGAAACCTGAAACAGATGAAAATTCTGTAAAAAAAGAAGAAGTAGACGATACTACAGTTAGCGATTTATAA
- a CDS encoding MarR family winged helix-turn-helix transcriptional regulator: protein MDYNLINTELSQLLRETYRKTDALLAPISDKYGLTIMKVKTLFELGKNDDLTIGDIGVLVGMAGGNISNLCKALEKEGYVSRKRSEKDERIVTVRLTEKGKEIIENIVNEISEKYKKQIKLTNEEYNSIIKSLNLLNEKLNVELM from the coding sequence ATGGATTACAATTTAATAAACACAGAATTATCTCAATTATTGAGAGAAACTTATCGTAAAACAGACGCTTTATTAGCACCAATTTCAGATAAATACGGATTGACTATTATGAAAGTTAAAACTTTATTTGAATTAGGAAAAAACGACGATTTAACTATTGGTGATATCGGAGTGTTAGTTGGTATGGCAGGAGGAAACATTTCTAACTTGTGTAAAGCATTAGAAAAAGAAGGATATGTTTCAAGAAAAAGATCTGAAAAAGACGAAAGAATTGTTACTGTTCGTTTAACAGAAAAAGGCAAGGAAATTATCGAAAACATAGTTAACGAAATTTCTGAAAAATACAAAAAACAAATTAAATTAACTAACGAAGAATACAACAGTATTATTAAAAGCTTGAATTTATTGAACGAAAAATTGAACGTTGAATTAATGTAG
- a CDS encoding ClC family H(+)/Cl(-) exchange transporter, whose amino-acid sequence MNKKFKIGSSMSLFLASLSIGVFSGGLAVFYRFLLSKLEVVRNTIYSNNSFPRAILIIAVSFVLGICVSKLLKWAPLSGGSGIPQVQGELIGAFNQNSFRVTVSKIVGGAIASLVGLSLGREGPSIQLGASSAKWLSEKFGKSKTEEKLYLTAGAAAGLSAAFSAPISGLVFILEELHKSFSKKVVAISFSAAVIADVIAVWVFKIKPVFSFGMTHVLPTKYYLLIFPMIIICSVVGKLFNCSITFFQDIFAKIKLEQDIKIAIFFAFVSVVGLFYKDILGGGHSFIENMATHNYNSFFVLIILLLFKMFMTSTSYATGTQGGIFLPVLVLGGITGLFYFNLMSAFGFVQDVYLSNFVVLAMVCVLTAVVRSPLLSVVLVLELNGNMTHLLGLAFCSIMAYFICKALDFEPIYDILLKRMLNKRVEGNGVNDEFTMFDIKLGYNNGVSNKKIKDIDFPKDALIAEVDSNGEKYVPNGDSVLKTGDIVTVLVKDEQLYDTRMKVLEVFGENNG is encoded by the coding sequence ATGAATAAAAAGTTTAAAATAGGATCTTCGATGTCGCTTTTCTTAGCAAGTTTATCCATAGGAGTATTTTCAGGTGGATTGGCTGTTTTTTACAGATTTTTGCTAAGTAAATTAGAAGTGGTTAGAAATACTATTTACTCAAACAACAGTTTTCCAAGAGCAATTTTGATTATTGCAGTATCATTTGTACTTGGAATTTGTGTTAGTAAATTACTTAAATGGGCTCCATTATCGGGTGGTAGTGGTATTCCACAAGTTCAAGGAGAACTTATTGGAGCTTTTAATCAAAATAGTTTCAGAGTTACTGTATCCAAAATTGTTGGAGGTGCGATTGCATCGTTAGTGGGACTTTCTTTGGGAAGAGAAGGCCCATCAATACAATTGGGAGCAAGCAGTGCGAAGTGGCTTTCTGAAAAATTTGGAAAAAGCAAAACAGAAGAAAAATTGTACTTGACTGCAGGAGCTGCGGCGGGGCTTTCGGCTGCATTCTCGGCGCCGATTTCTGGGCTTGTGTTTATACTGGAAGAACTTCATAAATCTTTCTCGAAAAAAGTTGTTGCAATTAGCTTTTCAGCAGCGGTAATTGCAGATGTTATTGCAGTTTGGGTTTTCAAAATAAAACCAGTGTTTTCTTTTGGAATGACACATGTTCTTCCTACAAAATATTATTTGTTGATTTTCCCAATGATAATTATTTGCTCTGTTGTTGGGAAATTATTCAACTGTTCAATAACATTTTTCCAAGATATATTTGCAAAGATTAAGCTAGAACAAGATATAAAAATTGCGATATTTTTTGCATTTGTTTCAGTTGTTGGATTATTTTATAAAGATATTTTAGGTGGTGGACATTCTTTCATAGAAAATATGGCAACACACAATTACAATTCATTTTTTGTTTTGATAATACTTTTATTGTTCAAAATGTTTATGACATCGACATCTTATGCAACAGGAACTCAAGGTGGTATTTTCTTGCCTGTTTTAGTATTAGGTGGAATTACTGGGTTGTTTTATTTTAATTTAATGAGTGCGTTTGGATTCGTACAAGATGTTTATTTATCAAATTTTGTTGTTCTCGCTATGGTTTGCGTTTTAACAGCTGTTGTTAGAAGTCCACTGTTGAGTGTTGTCTTGGTATTGGAATTAAATGGTAACATGACACATTTATTGGGACTGGCATTTTGTTCAATCATGGCATATTTTATATGCAAGGCGTTGGATTTCGAACCAATTTACGATATTTTGTTGAAGAGAATGTTGAATAAAAGAGTCGAAGGGAATGGTGTAAACGACGAATTCACAATGTTCGATATAAAACTTGGGTATAATAATGGTGTTTCCAACAAAAAAATCAAAGATATTGATTTTCCAAAAGATGCATTGATTGCTGAAGTGGATTCAAATGGAGAAAAATACGTTCCAAATGGAGATAGCGTACTAAAAACAGGAGATATTGTCACTGTTTTAGTAAAAGATGAACAACTTTACGATACTAGAATGAAAGTTCTCGAAGTTTTTGGAGAAAATAATGGATAA